From Actinomycetota bacterium, a single genomic window includes:
- a CDS encoding class I SAM-dependent methyltransferase, with protein sequence MSHQAPPPTEHFSDEYAAIAEVYDLWSADMTADVPFYVSEAVATGGPVLEVGVGTGRVSVAMARAGVDVVGIDVSPSMLGRARDRVERERLGDRIELIEADMRGFELDRTFKLAVLPYRVLAHALTPDEQLATLRSIRAHLPPGGRLVFNLPVPRPDDLTSHDGLRREGRYRLDDGHEAVLWRHADYEPGTQRIRFHFVVDHLDAEGRVTDRVHGESLVRQSSPGELEHALARTGFEIVDRWGWFDQRAFGADSPEMVWGAVRTEGWINPGR encoded by the coding sequence GTGTCACACCAGGCCCCGCCGCCCACCGAACACTTCAGCGACGAGTACGCCGCCATCGCCGAGGTCTACGACCTGTGGTCGGCCGACATGACCGCCGACGTGCCCTTCTACGTCTCCGAAGCGGTCGCTACGGGTGGCCCCGTCCTGGAGGTCGGGGTGGGAACGGGACGGGTCTCGGTGGCCATGGCGCGGGCTGGCGTCGACGTCGTCGGCATCGACGTGTCGCCCTCGATGCTGGGTCGAGCTCGCGACCGGGTCGAGCGTGAGCGCCTTGGAGACCGCATCGAGCTCATCGAGGCCGACATGCGCGGCTTCGAGCTGGACCGAACCTTCAAGCTCGCTGTGTTGCCCTACCGCGTGCTGGCTCACGCGCTGACGCCTGATGAGCAGCTCGCGACGCTGCGGAGCATCCGGGCGCACCTCCCGCCAGGCGGGCGTCTGGTCTTCAACCTCCCCGTCCCCCGCCCCGACGATCTCACATCCCACGACGGGTTGCGACGCGAGGGCCGCTACCGGCTCGACGATGGTCACGAGGCGGTGCTGTGGCGCCACGCCGACTACGAGCCCGGCACCCAGCGCATCCGCTTCCACTTCGTCGTCGACCATCTCGACGCCGAGGGTCGGGTGACGGACCGGGTGCACGGCGAGTCGCTCGTGCGCCAGAGCTCCCCGGGCGAGCTCGAACATGCGCTGGCGCGGACCGGGTTCGAGATCGTCGACCGTTGGGGCTGGTTCGACCAGCGCGCGTTCGGTGCCGACTCACCGGAGATGGTCTGGGGCGCCGTGCGGACCGAGGGCTGGATCAACCCCGGTCGTTGA
- a CDS encoding TIGR00725 family protein produces the protein MAVVGAGTSDDALDATAADVGRAVASAGAILVCGGLGGVMEAACRGARDAGGITVGMLPGDDRRSANPHVTIAIPTGMGEMRNALIVRTVDAVIALGGEYGTLSEIALARKLGVPVVGVATWILTRPDGTSDDLLRASSAEDAVRLAVAAINDRG, from the coding sequence ATCGCCGTCGTGGGCGCCGGCACCTCCGACGACGCCCTCGACGCCACCGCCGCCGACGTGGGTCGGGCGGTCGCGTCGGCGGGCGCGATCCTCGTCTGCGGCGGGCTCGGTGGGGTGATGGAGGCCGCCTGCCGTGGTGCCCGCGACGCCGGTGGCATCACGGTCGGGATGCTGCCGGGCGACGACCGACGCAGCGCGAACCCGCACGTGACCATCGCCATCCCGACGGGCATGGGTGAGATGCGCAACGCGCTCATCGTGCGGACGGTCGACGCCGTCATAGCGCTCGGCGGCGAGTACGGGACCCTGTCGGAGATCGCGCTGGCGCGCAAGCTGGGTGTCCCGGTCGTGGGTGTTGCGACGTGGATCCTGACGCGGCCGGATGGGACGTCCGACGATCTGCTCCGCGCGTCGTCAGCGGAGGACGCGGTGCGACTCGCCGTTGCCGCGATCAACGACCGGGGTTGA
- the hisI gene encoding phosphoribosyl-AMP cyclohydrolase, translating into MGLTEAQFAELKFDDQGLIPAVVQHHRTGEILMVAYMNAESLGRTLDVGETVFWSRSRQELWHKGATSGNTQPVTRILYDCDGDCLVVQVDVPDDNVACHTGERTCFFRDLGEVAG; encoded by the coding sequence ATGGGACTCACCGAGGCGCAGTTCGCTGAGCTGAAGTTCGACGACCAGGGGCTGATCCCCGCGGTCGTGCAGCACCACCGGACCGGCGAGATCCTCATGGTCGCGTACATGAACGCCGAGTCCCTCGGCAGGACGCTGGACGTCGGCGAGACCGTGTTCTGGTCGCGGTCGCGCCAGGAGCTGTGGCACAAGGGCGCGACGTCGGGCAACACCCAGCCGGTCACGCGGATCCTCTACGACTGTGACGGCGACTGCCTCGTCGTCCAGGTCGACGTCCCCGACGACAACGTCGCCTGTCACACCGGGGAGCGGACGTGCTTCTTCCGCGACCTCGGCGAGGTCGCCGGGTGA
- the trpE gene encoding anthranilate synthase component I, producing MTSGPDRDDFLRLAGDHGVVPVWREILGDLETPLSVYAKLAGDGPTFLLESAEHGDRWGRYSFVGTDPFLVLRGSRGIASWEGDPPPAARDVEQPLAALAAATQALHAPKLDQLPPLHGGAVGYIGYDAVREIERIPDTGVDDLAIPDLLMMFPRHVVALDHLRQVLTVVTNVVIGEDPGSQYDAAVAATDAMIERLAGMAAPGRPVQPPVAEPVDDARSNMAPHEYEAMVERVKEYIRAGDTFQTVVSQRFAVETSADPFDIYRILRVVNPSPYLFLFDLGGWHVIGSSPEALVQVHDRHVETWPIAGTRPRGETPEEDRAYERELISSAKERAEHVMLVDLGRNDLGRVCETGTVRVDEMMTVERYSHVMHLVSSVVGELRQDLGPVDVLRSVFPAGTVSGAPKVRAMQIIDELEPTRRGVYSGAVGYVDLSGNLDTCIAIRTVVVKDGVAYVQAGAGIVADSKPSDEEQESRDKARALLAAVRGAERLASSA from the coding sequence GTGACGAGCGGGCCCGACCGCGACGACTTCCTCCGGCTCGCGGGCGACCACGGCGTCGTGCCCGTGTGGCGTGAGATCCTCGGGGATCTCGAGACCCCGCTGTCGGTGTACGCCAAGCTCGCAGGCGACGGACCCACCTTCCTGCTGGAGTCCGCCGAGCACGGCGATCGTTGGGGTCGTTACTCGTTCGTCGGCACCGATCCGTTCCTCGTGCTCCGCGGCAGTCGTGGCATCGCCAGCTGGGAGGGCGACCCCCCGCCCGCCGCGCGCGATGTCGAACAGCCGCTCGCGGCTCTCGCCGCAGCGACCCAGGCGTTGCACGCGCCGAAGCTCGATCAGCTGCCCCCCCTGCACGGTGGTGCCGTGGGGTACATCGGCTACGACGCGGTGCGCGAGATCGAGCGCATCCCCGACACGGGCGTCGACGATCTCGCCATCCCCGACCTCCTGATGATGTTCCCACGTCACGTGGTCGCCCTGGACCACCTCCGTCAGGTCCTGACCGTGGTCACCAACGTCGTCATCGGGGAGGATCCCGGGTCCCAGTACGACGCGGCCGTGGCCGCGACCGACGCGATGATCGAGCGCCTCGCCGGCATGGCGGCGCCCGGACGACCCGTCCAGCCACCCGTCGCAGAGCCCGTCGACGATGCACGCTCCAACATGGCACCGCACGAGTACGAGGCCATGGTCGAGCGGGTCAAGGAGTACATCCGCGCCGGTGACACGTTCCAGACCGTCGTCAGTCAGCGGTTCGCCGTCGAGACCTCCGCGGACCCCTTCGACATCTACCGCATCCTGCGCGTCGTCAACCCCTCGCCGTACCTGTTCCTCTTCGACCTCGGGGGCTGGCACGTCATCGGTTCCTCACCTGAGGCGCTCGTGCAGGTGCACGACCGTCACGTCGAGACGTGGCCGATCGCCGGCACGCGCCCGCGTGGGGAGACGCCGGAGGAGGATCGGGCCTACGAGCGCGAGCTGATCTCCAGCGCGAAGGAGCGTGCCGAGCACGTCATGCTCGTGGACCTGGGACGCAACGACCTCGGTCGCGTGTGCGAGACCGGCACGGTGCGTGTGGACGAGATGATGACCGTCGAGCGCTACAGCCACGTGATGCACCTCGTCAGTTCCGTGGTCGGTGAGTTACGTCAGGACCTGGGACCCGTGGACGTCCTGCGATCGGTCTTCCCCGCGGGGACGGTGTCCGGCGCCCCGAAGGTCCGGGCCATGCAGATCATCGACGAGCTCGAGCCCACCCGCCGCGGCGTCTACTCGGGTGCGGTCGGGTACGTCGACCTGTCCGGCAACCTCGACACCTGCATCGCCATCCGCACCGTCGTCGTCAAGGACGGCGTCGCCTATGTCCAGGCCGGCGCGGGCATCGTGGCCGACAGCAAGCCCTCGGACGAGGAGCAGGAGTCTCGGGACAAGGCACGAGCGCTGTTAGCTGCGGTCCGAGGGGCCGAACGGCTCGCGTCGTCGGCCTGA
- a CDS encoding M28 family peptidase, whose translation MATRVLLATVAVAVACSSGPVTPTGSPTTAASPVAPTVDVTTTMGPGPALSTNTGAPSPAPAFGEFDTRLAVGFAERLVAATGPRPAGSAGDIAARELLALTWATTGWHVVAEPFPLPQGGESANLVAWRGDDPRGGPHIVVGGHIDTVAGSPGANDNASGIGVLVALADELRDEDVGPLVLVAFGAEEKQPSTPREHHIGSKAYAAGYADRVTAMLSVDMIGHGSPTCLCWYRDGPATLAQELAGLADDGFHVEARGDISDHVPFAERGVPAVLLWTGRSPGYHGPGDTVELLRPGDIERTGELVLRWLRMR comes from the coding sequence GTGGCCACCCGTGTCCTCCTCGCCACCGTGGCGGTGGCGGTCGCGTGCTCCAGTGGGCCCGTCACCCCGACGGGCTCGCCGACTACGGCGGCGTCGCCGGTCGCGCCGACCGTCGATGTCACGACGACGATGGGGCCCGGTCCGGCCCTTTCCACGAACACGGGTGCCCCGTCGCCGGCCCCGGCGTTCGGGGAGTTCGATACGCGGCTGGCCGTGGGGTTCGCCGAGCGGTTGGTCGCCGCGACCGGTCCGCGTCCCGCAGGATCGGCCGGGGACATCGCCGCGCGTGAGCTGCTGGCGTTGACGTGGGCGACCACAGGCTGGCACGTGGTGGCCGAGCCGTTCCCACTCCCGCAGGGCGGCGAGAGCGCCAACCTCGTCGCGTGGCGGGGGGACGATCCGCGCGGGGGTCCGCACATCGTCGTCGGCGGCCACATCGACACGGTTGCGGGCTCACCGGGCGCCAACGACAACGCCTCCGGGATCGGTGTCCTGGTGGCCCTGGCGGACGAGCTGCGCGACGAGGACGTCGGCCCTCTGGTGCTCGTCGCGTTCGGGGCGGAGGAGAAACAGCCGTCGACGCCCCGTGAGCACCACATCGGTTCGAAGGCCTACGCGGCCGGGTACGCCGACCGTGTCACCGCGATGCTCTCGGTGGACATGATCGGCCACGGCAGCCCCACCTGCCTGTGCTGGTACCGCGATGGACCCGCGACCCTGGCCCAGGAGCTGGCTGGGCTCGCCGACGACGGCTTCCACGTCGAGGCCCGTGGGGACATCAGCGATCACGTCCCGTTCGCCGAACGGGGTGTGCCGGCCGTACTGCTGTGGACGGGCCGGTCGCCGGGCTACCACGGTCCCGGCGATACGGTGGAGCTGCTCCGACCGGGGGACATCGAGCGCACCGGCGAGCTCGTCCTGCGGTGGCTCCGGATGCGCTGA
- a CDS encoding indole-3-glycerol phosphate synthase TrpC yields MTTYLDGLLDGARARVAAARAALPLDELRERASAVSPPPSLLEALGRTGVQVIAELKRASPSRGDLAPSVDAAGQARAYLAGGAAAVSVLTEPDRFKGSLDDLHDVATLGAPTLRKDFLVDPYQVWEAKRAGASAVLLIVAALDDDLLEVLLREARDAGLDALVEVHDAPEGARAVAAGAAIIGVNARDLRTFELDDDAFARIRPQLPDSVVTVAESGISGPDDVARAGRVGADAVLVGEAVVTADDPTTAVAALVAAGQRTTTG; encoded by the coding sequence TTGACGACCTACCTCGACGGACTGCTCGACGGCGCTCGTGCCCGCGTTGCCGCGGCTCGCGCCGCGCTCCCACTCGACGAGTTGCGGGAGCGTGCCAGCGCCGTGAGTCCACCGCCGTCGCTCCTGGAGGCGCTGGGTCGGACCGGCGTGCAGGTCATCGCGGAACTCAAGCGGGCGTCGCCATCACGTGGCGATCTGGCCCCCAGTGTCGACGCGGCGGGTCAGGCGCGTGCATACCTCGCCGGTGGCGCGGCTGCGGTGTCCGTCCTCACCGAGCCCGACCGGTTCAAGGGATCGCTCGACGACCTTCACGACGTGGCCACGCTCGGTGCTCCGACGCTCCGCAAGGACTTCCTCGTGGATCCCTACCAGGTGTGGGAGGCGAAGCGGGCCGGCGCATCGGCGGTGCTCCTCATCGTGGCGGCACTCGACGACGACCTGCTGGAGGTGCTGCTCCGCGAAGCCCGTGACGCCGGTCTGGATGCGCTCGTCGAGGTCCACGACGCGCCGGAGGGCGCACGAGCCGTTGCTGCTGGCGCGGCCATCATCGGTGTCAACGCCCGCGACCTGCGCACGTTCGAACTCGATGACGACGCGTTCGCGCGCATCCGACCGCAGCTGCCGGACAGCGTCGTGACCGTGGCCGAGTCCGGGATCAGTGGACCGGACGACGTCGCGCGTGCCGGGCGCGTGGGAGCGGATGCGGTGCTCGTGGGCGAGGCGGTGGTCACGGCCGACGATCCGACCACGGCGGTGGCCGCGCTCGTGGCCGCCGGCCAACGGACGACGACAGGATGA
- the trpB gene encoding tryptophan synthase subunit beta, giving the protein MRCSWARRWSRPTIRPRRWPRSWPPANGRRQDDQVSELPAEESGRPGYFGRFGGQFVPEALSGALAELESAWDQARDDDAFTTELDRLRREYGGRPTPLYLAERLSEAVGFTVYLKREDLAHTGSHKLNNVVGQALLTTRMGKPRVIAETGAGQHGVATATAAALFGLECVVYMGAEDCRRQRLNVVRMQLLGAEVVPVEAGTRTLKDAINEAMRDWVTNVASTHYLIGSVVGPHPFPLIVRELQRIISTEALTQFDQREGGLPDAVIACVGGGSNAMGSFADFIGHDAVRLIGVEAAGDGIGSGRSAATLTEGREAVLHGTRSVALVDADGQVLPAHSVSAGLDYPGVGPEHAWLADTGRATYVAATDADALDGFRRLCELEGIIPALEPAHAVGWLLRHGRDHFTADARVILTVSGRGDKDVDEVVRVLRELGRGEGLGVATEDD; this is encoded by the coding sequence ATGCGGTGCTCGTGGGCGAGGCGGTGGTCACGGCCGACGATCCGACCACGGCGGTGGCCGCGCTCGTGGCCGCCGGCCAACGGACGACGACAGGATGATCAGGTGAGCGAGCTACCGGCCGAGGAGTCCGGGCGACCGGGCTACTTCGGGCGCTTCGGTGGACAGTTCGTACCCGAGGCGCTGTCGGGAGCGCTCGCGGAGCTCGAGAGCGCTTGGGACCAGGCACGTGACGACGACGCTTTCACGACCGAGCTCGACCGGCTCCGCCGCGAGTACGGCGGCCGTCCCACACCGCTGTACCTCGCCGAGCGGCTGTCGGAGGCGGTCGGCTTCACCGTCTACCTCAAGCGCGAGGACCTGGCCCACACCGGCAGCCACAAGCTGAACAACGTCGTCGGCCAGGCGCTGCTCACCACGCGCATGGGCAAGCCACGCGTGATCGCCGAGACCGGTGCCGGACAGCACGGCGTGGCGACCGCCACGGCGGCGGCGCTGTTCGGGTTGGAGTGTGTCGTCTACATGGGGGCCGAGGACTGTCGACGGCAGCGCCTCAACGTGGTCCGCATGCAGCTGCTCGGCGCCGAGGTGGTACCGGTCGAGGCGGGGACGCGAACGCTCAAGGACGCGATCAACGAGGCGATGCGCGACTGGGTCACGAACGTCGCATCGACCCACTACCTCATCGGGTCGGTGGTCGGTCCCCACCCGTTCCCGCTCATCGTCCGTGAGCTTCAGCGCATCATCAGCACCGAGGCGCTCACCCAGTTCGATCAGCGCGAGGGCGGCTTACCCGATGCGGTGATCGCGTGCGTCGGGGGCGGCTCGAACGCGATGGGCAGCTTCGCCGACTTCATCGGACACGACGCCGTCCGCCTGATCGGTGTCGAGGCGGCCGGCGACGGGATTGGGTCAGGTCGCTCCGCCGCGACCTTGACCGAGGGTCGCGAGGCTGTGCTCCACGGTACCCGGTCCGTCGCGCTGGTCGACGCGGACGGCCAGGTCCTACCCGCCCACTCGGTCTCCGCCGGCCTGGACTACCCCGGCGTCGGACCCGAGCACGCGTGGCTGGCCGACACCGGACGTGCCACGTACGTCGCGGCGACGGATGCGGACGCGCTCGACGGCTTCCGGCGTCTGTGCGAACTGGAAGGCATCATCCCCGCCCTCGAACCGGCACACGCCGTGGGGTGGCTGCTGCGACACGGGCGGGACCACTTCACCGCCGACGCCAGGGTGATCCTTACCGTCTCGGGCCGTGGCGACAAGGACGTCGACGAGGTGGTCCGTGTCCTGCGCGAGCTCGGTCGGGGCGAGGGACTCGGGGTCGCCACGGAGGACGACTGA
- the trpA gene encoding tryptophan synthase subunit alpha: MAGREDVEHAFRRTVGQGRATLVIYLPAGYPDMDTSRACLEAAAHAGADVLEVGIPFSDPMMDGPTIQAATQAALERGYTVDADLEMCAALTEAVPTPVLAMTYYTIPDARGLDRFADDLASVGIDGAILPDLPAQEAQPWLDAAARHDLATVFLASSVSAESRLTSIAAISTGFVYATGLLGVTGVKDVDHGDAASLVKRLRALTNAPVAVGVGVKTGEQAATVAGYADGVIVGSAVVTAAGDGDPAGAPERVAALVRELRAGIERAAS; encoded by the coding sequence ATGGCGGGGCGCGAGGACGTCGAGCACGCGTTCCGACGGACCGTTGGTCAGGGTCGCGCGACGTTGGTGATCTACCTGCCGGCTGGGTACCCGGACATGGACACATCTCGCGCATGCCTCGAAGCAGCAGCCCACGCCGGGGCCGACGTGCTGGAGGTGGGGATCCCGTTCAGCGACCCGATGATGGACGGACCGACGATCCAGGCCGCGACCCAAGCAGCGCTCGAGCGTGGCTACACGGTGGACGCCGACCTCGAGATGTGCGCCGCGCTCACCGAGGCGGTCCCCACGCCGGTGCTGGCCATGACGTACTACACGATCCCGGATGCGCGCGGACTCGACCGCTTCGCCGATGACCTCGCGTCGGTGGGGATCGACGGCGCGATCCTGCCCGACCTGCCAGCTCAGGAAGCGCAGCCATGGCTCGATGCGGCAGCTCGGCACGATCTCGCAACCGTCTTCCTGGCGAGCAGTGTCTCCGCGGAGAGCCGGCTCACTTCGATCGCGGCGATCAGCACAGGTTTCGTCTACGCCACGGGGCTGTTGGGTGTCACCGGCGTGAAGGACGTCGACCACGGCGACGCGGCCTCGTTGGTGAAGCGTCTGCGGGCCCTCACGAACGCGCCTGTGGCGGTCGGCGTGGGGGTCAAGACCGGCGAGCAGGCTGCCACCGTCGCTGGCTACGCCGATGGGGTCATCGTCGGGTCGGCGGTCGTTACCGCGGCCGGGGACGGCGACCCTGCCGGGGCGCCGGAGCGCGTGGCCGCGCTGGTCCGCGAACTCCGTGCCGGCATCGAGCGCGCAGCCTCGTGA
- a CDS encoding LD-carboxypeptidase — MISAPVRAPALAAGDRVAVVAPSGPILDEGAVRAGLDVLASWDLDAVLMPHLHAQVGHLAGTDGERAADLNAAIRDPSIRAIWAVRGGYGAGRIVDLVRWQSLREDPKLLLGFSDVTALLVAAWERTGLITIHAPSVSGLAGVVGTAGEAHLRRLVSATEAPGEVVWASTPPTSLHDGRGAGRLVGGNLAMLCSLLGTVDEPDTRGTIVFLEEVGEPPYRIDRMLIQLLRAGLLDEVEGLVIGRHVRCDPAPGRASLSADEVVADVLGGLGIPTIVDAPIGHHAGQFALPLGVRATLDADTASLTLHEPAVS; from the coding sequence GTGATCTCGGCACCGGTCCGCGCCCCGGCCCTCGCCGCCGGAGACCGTGTGGCGGTGGTCGCCCCGTCGGGGCCGATCCTCGATGAAGGTGCGGTGCGCGCCGGGCTCGACGTCCTCGCGTCGTGGGACCTCGATGCGGTCCTGATGCCGCACCTCCACGCGCAGGTCGGGCACCTCGCGGGGACGGACGGGGAGCGTGCCGCCGATCTGAACGCCGCCATCCGGGACCCCTCGATCCGAGCCATCTGGGCCGTTCGCGGCGGGTACGGCGCGGGGCGGATCGTCGACCTCGTGCGGTGGCAGTCGCTGCGTGAGGACCCCAAGCTGCTGTTGGGCTTCAGCGATGTCACCGCCTTGCTCGTCGCGGCGTGGGAGCGGACCGGGTTGATCACGATCCACGCCCCGTCGGTGAGCGGCCTCGCCGGTGTCGTGGGCACCGCAGGGGAGGCGCACCTGCGACGCCTGGTGTCGGCCACGGAGGCACCGGGCGAGGTGGTGTGGGCGTCAACACCACCGACGAGCCTCCACGACGGGCGGGGTGCAGGCAGGTTGGTGGGTGGCAACCTGGCCATGCTGTGCTCGTTGCTCGGAACGGTGGACGAGCCCGACACCCGCGGGACGATCGTCTTCCTCGAGGAGGTGGGGGAGCCCCCGTACCGCATCGACCGGATGCTGATCCAGCTCCTGCGTGCCGGCCTCCTCGACGAGGTCGAGGGCCTCGTCATCGGCCGCCACGTGCGGTGCGATCCAGCCCCCGGACGTGCGTCGTTGAGCGCCGACGAGGTCGTGGCCGACGTCCTCGGTGGACTGGGCATCCCCACGATCGTGGACGCCCCGATCGGTCATCACGCGGGACAGTTCGCGCTGCCGCTGGGTGTCCGCGCCACCCTCGACGCGGACACGGCCTCGCTCACGCTCCACGAACCGGCGGTCAGCTGA
- a CDS encoding polysaccharide deacetylase family protein → MRRSLALLAATGALATGCGGGAEPAAPVASEAAAVASPTPTATRAPSPALAPTASPTPDRSSQPTEGTGPDLTDERAAQLGVNELGRVLVVQWHKIQDVDGRWENSIATFRAQLRVLYERGYRPVSASEFIEGTFPIPAGTTPVLLTFDDSYKEHLYFGPDGSTPDPDSVVGILQAMEAEDPTWRARAVFSFYWPYPFRETDRDLIERKLRYLVANGFDLANHTYTHDDLSELSDADVVANLARAEAELAAVVGDDYHVRVMTLTQGIWPQNPDLALRGEHDGFAYEHDIALEVGFMPTRSPHHVEYDRRSVQRVQAFVEEFDKWVAWLDEEPGRRFVSDGDATVVTYPSDWSDVAAPRDGFLVRTYG, encoded by the coding sequence GTGCGGCGTAGCCTCGCGCTGCTGGCGGCCACCGGGGCGCTGGCCACCGGCTGCGGCGGCGGCGCCGAGCCTGCGGCCCCGGTCGCGTCGGAGGCCGCCGCGGTCGCCTCCCCAACACCGACGGCCACGCGGGCACCGTCGCCGGCGCTGGCCCCGACGGCCTCACCGACGCCGGATCGCTCGAGTCAGCCCACGGAGGGAACCGGGCCGGACCTCACCGACGAGCGAGCGGCGCAGCTCGGCGTCAACGAGCTCGGCCGCGTGCTGGTCGTGCAGTGGCACAAGATCCAGGACGTGGACGGCCGCTGGGAGAACTCGATCGCCACGTTCCGGGCGCAGCTCCGTGTCCTGTACGAGCGCGGCTACCGCCCCGTGTCCGCCTCGGAGTTCATCGAGGGCACCTTCCCCATCCCGGCCGGCACGACTCCGGTCCTGCTGACCTTCGACGACTCCTACAAGGAGCACCTGTACTTCGGCCCGGACGGCTCGACCCCCGACCCCGACTCGGTCGTGGGGATCCTGCAGGCGATGGAGGCCGAGGATCCGACGTGGCGTGCCCGGGCGGTGTTCTCGTTCTACTGGCCCTACCCGTTCCGGGAGACCGACCGGGACCTGATCGAGCGCAAGCTGCGCTACCTGGTCGCCAACGGCTTCGACCTCGCGAACCACACCTACACCCACGACGACCTCAGCGAGCTGAGCGATGCCGATGTCGTCGCCAACCTCGCCCGGGCGGAGGCGGAGCTGGCAGCGGTCGTCGGCGACGACTACCACGTCCGGGTCATGACCCTCACCCAGGGCATCTGGCCGCAGAACCCGGATCTCGCGCTGCGCGGCGAGCACGACGGGTTCGCCTACGAGCACGACATCGCGCTCGAGGTCGGCTTCATGCCCACCAGGTCACCCCACCACGTCGAGTACGACCGTCGGTCGGTGCAGCGCGTCCAGGCGTTCGTCGAGGAGTTCGACAAGTGGGTCGCCTGGCTCGACGAGGAGCCGGGACGTCGCTTCGTCTCCGACGGAGACGCGACCGTGGTCACCTACCCGTCGGACTGGTCCGACGTCGCCGCTCCGCGTGACGGGTTCCTCGTCCGCACCTACGGCTGA
- a CDS encoding Sir2 family NAD-dependent protein deacetylase, whose protein sequence is MARELIEAAERVTVLTGAGISTESGIPDYRGPQGVWTRNPEREKLSTIDNYVADAEIRKEVWRFRLAHEAWEAEPNDGHRALVDLETAGKLHLLVTQNVDGLHHLAGTSPDRIVEVHGTIREALCLSCGDRMPMEAALDRVRGGEDDPHCRDCGGLLKSATISFGQALIEEDLRRARAGAEACDLFLAIGTSLQVFPVAYLPGIALDAGADLIVINAEPTPYDDAAAVVLRGRIGEVLPGLVADLAGERRHA, encoded by the coding sequence ATGGCCCGTGAGCTCATCGAGGCGGCCGAGCGTGTCACGGTCCTCACCGGCGCGGGCATCTCGACCGAGTCGGGGATACCCGACTACCGCGGCCCCCAGGGCGTGTGGACCAGGAACCCCGAGCGCGAGAAGCTGTCGACGATCGACAACTACGTCGCCGATGCCGAGATCCGCAAGGAGGTGTGGCGGTTCCGGCTCGCGCACGAGGCGTGGGAGGCAGAGCCCAACGACGGACACCGCGCGCTCGTCGACCTCGAGACGGCGGGCAAGCTGCACCTGCTCGTCACCCAGAACGTCGATGGCCTGCACCACCTCGCCGGGACCTCTCCCGACCGCATCGTCGAGGTCCATGGCACCATCCGCGAGGCGCTGTGCCTGTCGTGCGGTGACCGGATGCCGATGGAGGCGGCACTGGACCGGGTCCGGGGCGGCGAGGACGACCCGCACTGTCGTGACTGTGGCGGACTGCTGAAGTCCGCCACCATCTCCTTCGGTCAAGCCCTGATCGAGGAGGATCTGCGTCGTGCGCGGGCGGGCGCCGAGGCGTGCGACCTCTTCCTCGCCATCGGCACGTCGCTGCAGGTCTTCCCCGTCGCCTACCTGCCCGGCATAGCGCTCGACGCGGGCGCGGACCTCATCGTCATCAACGCCGAGCCGACGCCCTACGACGACGCTGCGGCGGTCGTGCTCCGAGGCCGCATCGGCGAGGTTCTGCCCGGGCTCGTCGCGGACCTCGCGGGCGAGCGGAGACACGCGTGA
- a CDS encoding universal stress protein translates to MTRYLVVANQTLGGERLREHLTELAAPGDASFHFLVPATEPADHDFRIEGEGITLAEVRLERALERFGGLDAEVTGEIGDHRPGDAIDDALRAGDYDAIVLSTLPAGVSRWLNMDLPHRVQRRYDLPLTHIEAEPEVTAAEVLDT, encoded by the coding sequence GTGACCCGCTACCTCGTCGTCGCGAACCAGACCCTCGGCGGAGAGCGCCTGCGCGAGCACCTCACCGAACTCGCGGCCCCCGGCGACGCGTCGTTCCACTTCCTCGTCCCCGCCACCGAACCGGCCGACCACGACTTCCGCATCGAGGGCGAGGGCATCACCCTCGCGGAGGTCCGGCTCGAGCGCGCGCTCGAGCGCTTCGGTGGCCTCGATGCGGAGGTGACCGGCGAGATCGGCGACCACCGTCCGGGCGACGCCATCGACGACGCGCTACGCGCCGGCGACTACGACGCCATCGTCCTGTCGACGTTGCCTGCGGGGGTGTCACGGTGGCTCAACATGGACCTGCCCCACCGGGTCCAGCGTCGCTACGACCTGCCGCTGACGCACATCGAGGCGGAGCCCGAGGTCACGGCCGCCGAGGTCCTCGACACCTGA